The Cryptococcus decagattii chromosome 1, complete sequence genome includes a region encoding these proteins:
- a CDS encoding 60S ribosomal protein L18-A yields the protein MGIDIRRHHVKKGNRSAPKSEDPYLLLLVKLYRFLARRTDSKFNRVILKRLFMSKINRPPISLSRIVKETKNSNPDNSKTVVVVGTILDDERLPEVPKLSIAALRFSTAARERITAAGGEALTLDQLALRAPTGSNTVLLRGKRNVREAVQHFGGPLKGGKPYVASKGRKFEMARGRRKSRGFKIKSTHK from the exons ATGGGTATCGACATCCGCCGCCACCACGTCAAGAAGGGCAACCGATCTGCCCCCAAGTCTGAGGACCCCTACCTCCTCTTGCTTGTCAAGCTCTACCGATTCTTGGCTAGGAGGACTGACTCCAAGTTCAACCGAGTTATCCTCAAGAGGTTGTTTATGAGCAAG ATCAACCGACCCCCCATTTCTCTCTCTCGAATCGTCAAGGAGACCAAGAACTCTAACCCCGACAACTCCAAGACCGTCGTCGTTGTTGGCACCATCCTCGACGACGAGCGTCTCCCCGAGGTTCCCAAGCTCTCTATCGCCGCTCTTCGATTCTCTACCGCTGCCCGAGAGCGCATCACTGCCGCTGGTGGTGAGGCCCTCACTCTTGACCAGCTTGCTCTCCGTGCCCCCACTGGTTCCAACACTGTCCTTCTCAGGGGTAAGAGGAACGTCCGTGAGGCTGTTCAGCACTTTGGTGGTCCCCTCAAGGGTGGTAAGCCTTATGTTGCCAGCAAGGGCAGGAAGTTCGAGATGGCCCGTGGTAGGAGAAAG TCCAGGGGTTTCAAGATCAAGTCTACTCACAAGTAA
- a CDS encoding di-trans,poly-cis-decaprenylcistransferase, with product MHSLVSILIHSLFSIANSVLLFLLSLGPIPQHVAFVMDGNRRYARELGQQVESGHTEGFNALRRTLEICLRLRIRAVSIYAFAIDNFSRSEKEVGALMNLAKQRLTELCQHGDLLEEYGVKIRFIGQLDLLPPDVLQAVRDMEAMTQGNKNGVLNVCCPYASRDEITTAMKESVQRAYEGDLAPSDITAKDVFDSLGVSKAINTVDKSLFVNPEEPEKLDILVRTSDVKRLSDFMMWQACDDTQLHFIKTYWPEFGLSDMLPILLGWQQKVWMRKLGWC from the exons ATGCACTCCCTGGTCTCCATCCTCATACACAGCCTCTTTTCCATCGCCAATTCcgttcttctcttcctcctctccctcgGACCCATCCCGCAACATGTCGCCTTCGTCATGGACGGCAATAGACGATATGCGAGAGAACTCGGTCAGCAAGTTGAGAGCGGCCATACAGAAGGGTTTAACGCCCTCAGAAGA ACCCTTGAGATATGCCTACGATTGAGAATAAGAGCAGTGTCGATATACGCCTTTGCCATAGACAACTTTAGCAGGTCAGAAAAGGAAGTCGGTGCTTTGATGAATCTCGCCAAGCAACGTCTTACAGAGCTGTGTCAGCATGG AGACCTACTGGAAGAGTATGGCGTCAAGATACGCTTTATAGGCCAACTTGATTTGCTGCCGCCAGATGTGCTCCAAGCCGTCCGTGACATGGAGGCTATGACCCAGGGTAACAAAAA TGGTGTATTGAACGTCTGCTGTCCGTACGCTTCCCGGGATGAGATCACCACTGCGATGAAGGAAAGTGTTCAGCGGGCATATGAGGGAGATCTTGCCCCAAG CGATATCACAGCCAAGGATGTGTTCGATTCGCTGGGAGTGTCTAAAGCAATCAACACTGTGGATAAGAGTTTATTTGTCAATCCCGAAGAACCGGAAAAACTTGATATACTCGTCAGGACGTCAGATGTCAAAAGACTAAGCGATTTCATGATGTGGCAG GCTTGTGACGATACTCAGCTACACTTTATCAAAACTTACTGGCCAGAGTTTGGATTGTCAGATATGTTACCAATTCTTCTTGGATGGCAACAAAAAGTATGGATGCGGAAACTTGGTTGGTGCTAG